In Hippoglossus stenolepis isolate QCI-W04-F060 chromosome 13, HSTE1.2, whole genome shotgun sequence, a single genomic region encodes these proteins:
- the LOC118119918 gene encoding dipeptidyl peptidase 4 isoform X1, translating to MGCNKVLLAVLGAAVVITLITIPSVYFSKSGAIKRPYSFEDYFNDTIRWRSYGLYWISDKEYLHKGSDGNIFLHNAETKEESIYLSNSTFDQVDATNYMLSGDYIYVAFESNFTEKWRHSFTASYSIYDRKHSTFVTPANLPTVVQYFSWAPTGSQYVYVSDFNIFFKSGVTAEAIQVTHNGKKDEILNGIPDWVYEEEVFASNGAIWWSSTGKFFAYLEVNDTDVHKVEFSWYGSEQYPQTVAVPYPKAGSSLTKVKLFVVDTRNPTLRTHVLAPASVSSGDHILCSVTWVTDERFAVQWLTRKQNYVVVQIYDLVGSIWREMQKFEQTSKTGWVGHYVPFPVFFAEDKLSFYKVMSDTKGYKHIHYVKDGKATPITSGKWEVIYISKLTSGAIYFVSNEYQGIAVKRHLYKLLIGSSSSAPQCLTCDLHQDRCQYNSAYFSLDASFYRMDCYGPGLPLYTLMDNRGPGAEISTLEDNKDLGNVLSEFHLPTMQYGTLKVAGFDMWYQMMLPPNFKKSKKYPLLIDVYGGPCSQRVNYRFKLNWGTYLSSSHGIIIASFDGRGSGYQGDEIMHAVYKRLGTFEVEDQITAVRKFIDMGFIDKDRIAIWGWSYGGYVTSMALGAGTGVFKCGIAVAPVAKWDYYDAVYTERYMGTPTENADAYKNSTVTARAKNFKNVNYLLVHGTADDNVHFQQAAQIAKALVYEQVDFETMWYTDRDHALGGPAYHHMYNVMSHFLQKCLLNPK from the exons ATG GGCTGCAACAAGGTGCTGCTGGCGGTGTTGGGGGCGGCTGTCGTCATCACGTTGATCACAATCCCATCAGTTTATTTCAGCA AGTCCGGTGCCATCAAAAGGCCGTACTCCTTTGAGGATTACTTCAATGACACCATAAGGTGGAGATCCTACGGTTTATATTGGATATCAG ATAAAGAATATCTGCATAAAGGGAGCGACGGGAATATCTTTCTCCACAACGCAGAAACAAAGGAGGAGTCAATATATTTGAGCAATTCAACCTTT GACCAAGTGGATGCCACAAATTACATGCTGTCTGGTGATTATATATACGTCGCTTTTGAAAGCAATTTCACAGAG AAATGGAGACATTCATTTACGGCCTCATACTCCATCTATGACAGGAAGCATTC GACATTTGTTACGCCTGCGAATCTTCCCACTGTGGTGCAGTACTTTTCCTGGGCCCCAACAGGAAGCCAATAT GTTTACGTCTCAGACttcaacatttttttcaaatctggTGTCACTGCTGAAGCCATACAAGTGACTCACAATGGCAAAAAGGATGAGATCCTCAATGGCATCCCTGACTGGGTGTATGAGG AGGAAGTGTTTGCATCAAACGGGGCAATATGGTGGTCGTCAACCGGGAAGTTCTTTGCTTATCTGGAGGTAAATGATACAGATGTTCACAAAGTGGAGTTCTCCTGGTATGGATCCGAGCAATATCCTCAAACCGTGGCTGTTCCGTACCCTAAG GCTGGATCGAGCCTGACCAAGGTGAAACTGTTTGTGGTTGATACCAGGAATCCGACCCTCCGCACACATGTGCTGGCTCCTGCGTCCGTTTCTTCAGG TGAtcacattttgtgctcagtgaCCTGGGTTACAGACGAACGCTTCGCGGTGCAGTGGCTCACGAGGAAGCAGAATTACGTGGTCGTGCAGATCTATGACCTCGTTGGAAGCATCTGGAGAGAAATGCAG AAATTTgagcaaacaagcaaaacagGCTGGGTCGGCCAT tatGTGCCTTTCCCTGTTTTCTTTGCTGAGGATAAACTCAGTTTCTACAAAGTGATGAGCGACACTAAGGGCTACAAGCACATTCATTATGTAAAAGAT GGCAAAGCGACACCGATCACCTCTGGGAAGTGGGAAGTCATCTACATATCCAAATTAACCAGTGGTGCCAT ATATTTTGTGAGCAATGAGTACCAAGGAATAGCCGTAAAGAGACATCTTTACAA ACTTCTGATTGGAAGCAGCTCCTCTGCCCCTCAGTGCCtcacctgcgacctgcaccaGGACAGGTGTCAGTACAACTCGGCTTACTTCAGCCTGGACGCCTCTTTCTACCGAATGGACTGCTACG GACCTGGATTGCCCCTCTACACACTCATGGACAACAGGGGCCCAGGTGCAG aGATCTCCACCCTTGAAGACAACAAGGACTTGGGAAATGTTCTTTCTGAATTCCACTTGCCCACGATGCAGTACGGCACACTGAAGGTTGCAGGATTTG atATGTGGTATCAAATGATGTTGCCGCCAAATTTTAAGAAATCGAAGAAATACCCTCTTCTCATTGACGT GTACGGCGGCCCCTGTAGTCAGAGGGTGAACTACCGGTTCAAGCTGAACTGGGGCACGTACCTCTCCAGCTCACACGGGATCATAATCGCCAGCTTCGATGGAAGGGGGAGCGGTTACCAGGGCGACGAAATAATGCACGCGGTCTACAAGCGCCTCGGGACCTTTGAAGTAGAAGATCAGATAACTGCtgtgag GAAATTCATTGACATGGGTTTTATCGACAAAGACAGAATAGCCATATGGGGCTGG TCATACGGTGGTTATGTTACCTCAATGGCCTTGGGAGCTGGAACTGGAGTCTTCAAGTGTGGAATCGCAGTTGCTCCAGTAGCCAAGTGGGATTATTATG ATGCGGTGTACACTGAACGCTACATGGGCACACCTACAGAGAATGCAGACGCTTACAAA AACTCCACAGTGACAGCCAGAGCAAAGAACTTCAAAAATGTAAACTATCTGTTGGTTCATGGCACAGCCGATG ACAACGTCCATTTCCAGCAGGCGGCACAGATTGCCAAAGCTCTGGTGTACGAGCAGGTGGACTTTGAGACGATG TGGTATACTGACAGGGACCACGCTCTCGGTGGACCGGCCTACCATCACATGTACAACGTCATGAGTCACTTCCTGCAGAAATGTCTCCTCAATCCCAAATAG
- the gcgb gene encoding glucagon b: MTSVHTLSGLLLLIIIQSSWQVPDQDTDRNSMLLPENSMMTEPIELPKRHSEGTFSNDYSKYLETRRAQDFVQWLKNSKRNGSLFRRHADGTYTSDVSSYLQDQAAKEFVSWLKTGRGRRE, encoded by the exons ATGACAAGCGTCCACACTTTGTCCGGACTCCTGCTTCTCATCATCATCCAAAGCAGCTGGCAGGTGCCTGACCAGGACACAGATCGTAACTCCAT GTTATTGCCCGAAAACTCCATGATGACGGAACCAATTGAGCTCCCAAAGAGACATTCAGAGGGAACATTTTCAAACGACTACAGTAAATACTTGGAGACAAGACGAGCACAAGACTTTGTCCAGTGGCTAAAGAACTCAAAAAGGAATGG gagtCTATTTAGACGCCATGCGGACGGCACCTACACCAGCGACGTGAGCTCCTACCTGCAGGACCAGGCAGCCAAGGAGTTTGTGTCCTGGCTGAAGACCGGCCGGGGCAGGAGAGAGTAG
- the LOC118119918 gene encoding dipeptidyl peptidase 4 isoform X2: protein MPQITCCLKWRHSFTASYSIYDRKHSTFVTPANLPTVVQYFSWAPTGSQYVYVSDFNIFFKSGVTAEAIQVTHNGKKDEILNGIPDWVYEEEVFASNGAIWWSSTGKFFAYLEVNDTDVHKVEFSWYGSEQYPQTVAVPYPKAGSSLTKVKLFVVDTRNPTLRTHVLAPASVSSGDHILCSVTWVTDERFAVQWLTRKQNYVVVQIYDLVGSIWREMQKFEQTSKTGWVGHYVPFPVFFAEDKLSFYKVMSDTKGYKHIHYVKDGKATPITSGKWEVIYISKLTSGAIYFVSNEYQGIAVKRHLYKLLIGSSSSAPQCLTCDLHQDRCQYNSAYFSLDASFYRMDCYGPGLPLYTLMDNRGPGAEISTLEDNKDLGNVLSEFHLPTMQYGTLKVAGFDMWYQMMLPPNFKKSKKYPLLIDVYGGPCSQRVNYRFKLNWGTYLSSSHGIIIASFDGRGSGYQGDEIMHAVYKRLGTFEVEDQITAVRKFIDMGFIDKDRIAIWGWSYGGYVTSMALGAGTGVFKCGIAVAPVAKWDYYDAVYTERYMGTPTENADAYKNSTVTARAKNFKNVNYLLVHGTADDNVHFQQAAQIAKALVYEQVDFETMWYTDRDHALGGPAYHHMYNVMSHFLQKCLLNPK, encoded by the exons ATGCCACAAATTACATGCTGTCTG AAATGGAGACATTCATTTACGGCCTCATACTCCATCTATGACAGGAAGCATTC GACATTTGTTACGCCTGCGAATCTTCCCACTGTGGTGCAGTACTTTTCCTGGGCCCCAACAGGAAGCCAATAT GTTTACGTCTCAGACttcaacatttttttcaaatctggTGTCACTGCTGAAGCCATACAAGTGACTCACAATGGCAAAAAGGATGAGATCCTCAATGGCATCCCTGACTGGGTGTATGAGG AGGAAGTGTTTGCATCAAACGGGGCAATATGGTGGTCGTCAACCGGGAAGTTCTTTGCTTATCTGGAGGTAAATGATACAGATGTTCACAAAGTGGAGTTCTCCTGGTATGGATCCGAGCAATATCCTCAAACCGTGGCTGTTCCGTACCCTAAG GCTGGATCGAGCCTGACCAAGGTGAAACTGTTTGTGGTTGATACCAGGAATCCGACCCTCCGCACACATGTGCTGGCTCCTGCGTCCGTTTCTTCAGG TGAtcacattttgtgctcagtgaCCTGGGTTACAGACGAACGCTTCGCGGTGCAGTGGCTCACGAGGAAGCAGAATTACGTGGTCGTGCAGATCTATGACCTCGTTGGAAGCATCTGGAGAGAAATGCAG AAATTTgagcaaacaagcaaaacagGCTGGGTCGGCCAT tatGTGCCTTTCCCTGTTTTCTTTGCTGAGGATAAACTCAGTTTCTACAAAGTGATGAGCGACACTAAGGGCTACAAGCACATTCATTATGTAAAAGAT GGCAAAGCGACACCGATCACCTCTGGGAAGTGGGAAGTCATCTACATATCCAAATTAACCAGTGGTGCCAT ATATTTTGTGAGCAATGAGTACCAAGGAATAGCCGTAAAGAGACATCTTTACAA ACTTCTGATTGGAAGCAGCTCCTCTGCCCCTCAGTGCCtcacctgcgacctgcaccaGGACAGGTGTCAGTACAACTCGGCTTACTTCAGCCTGGACGCCTCTTTCTACCGAATGGACTGCTACG GACCTGGATTGCCCCTCTACACACTCATGGACAACAGGGGCCCAGGTGCAG aGATCTCCACCCTTGAAGACAACAAGGACTTGGGAAATGTTCTTTCTGAATTCCACTTGCCCACGATGCAGTACGGCACACTGAAGGTTGCAGGATTTG atATGTGGTATCAAATGATGTTGCCGCCAAATTTTAAGAAATCGAAGAAATACCCTCTTCTCATTGACGT GTACGGCGGCCCCTGTAGTCAGAGGGTGAACTACCGGTTCAAGCTGAACTGGGGCACGTACCTCTCCAGCTCACACGGGATCATAATCGCCAGCTTCGATGGAAGGGGGAGCGGTTACCAGGGCGACGAAATAATGCACGCGGTCTACAAGCGCCTCGGGACCTTTGAAGTAGAAGATCAGATAACTGCtgtgag GAAATTCATTGACATGGGTTTTATCGACAAAGACAGAATAGCCATATGGGGCTGG TCATACGGTGGTTATGTTACCTCAATGGCCTTGGGAGCTGGAACTGGAGTCTTCAAGTGTGGAATCGCAGTTGCTCCAGTAGCCAAGTGGGATTATTATG ATGCGGTGTACACTGAACGCTACATGGGCACACCTACAGAGAATGCAGACGCTTACAAA AACTCCACAGTGACAGCCAGAGCAAAGAACTTCAAAAATGTAAACTATCTGTTGGTTCATGGCACAGCCGATG ACAACGTCCATTTCCAGCAGGCGGCACAGATTGCCAAAGCTCTGGTGTACGAGCAGGTGGACTTTGAGACGATG TGGTATACTGACAGGGACCACGCTCTCGGTGGACCGGCCTACCATCACATGTACAACGTCATGAGTCACTTCCTGCAGAAATGTCTCCTCAATCCCAAATAG
- the ifih1 gene encoding interferon-induced helicase C domain-containing protein 1: MSAAGAETMASPADEAWESFIGDIRPRLKELVVVEPLLDHVHFIGPEQKELILQRARTEGDRAAADLLIDAVIRRPHPAGWFRAFVDALVKSGCDYAADIIQAGLPEPEVEAENDEYVRLIQILSPSLVQMKTDEVCVHCLAEGLVTEEDSEKIKAETTSRGPRSGARELLRRIVRGRPGWFSKFLHILRETEHQSLYELTGGSPDCDKEEFMDMTVTEDHQDEATGASAECEQLPKSQKPSQSDGTVPEAAARGPESTDIRLRDYQMDVARPALEGKNIIICLPTGSGKTRVAVYITKEHLDGRRAEGQSGKVVVLVNKIPLVEQHYSAEFLPFLKPTYKVERVSGDCQLKISFTEILKKNDVVICTAQILENHLERSITGEDEGVKLSDLTLIIIDECHHTQKGEVYNHIMMRYLKQKHKNEKMKKEQRETVPLPQILGLTASPGVGGANNMKKAVEHILRICANLDAYKIMTSSLGDCKKNPNKQTLSVEDRIEDPFGDVIKKIMNAIHTHANLSTNCDLGSQRYEQWVVTTEREAAAKEDHKVRVCAEYLRQYSEALNLSNIIRMCDAFRILNEYYEKEIHTKMNPDEMQIIQITDTERFLFNLFKENKEELQTLAGNPQYENDSLSKLRGKILHEFSSREAARGIIFTKTRISAIALSHWIQENPKFADIGVKASYVIGGGDQSVVKPMTSAEQRDVLKNFHNGDVNLLIATTVAEEGLDIAACNFVIRYGLVTNEISMIQAEGRGRAEDSTYTLVDVKNSGVAEKEWVNEYRKKMMNKAIENIGSLNQADYKKQIIDFQFQAITEKRVRLAKKKQKKMTSESPSDVKFTCRGCSKHVCNGDDIQVIESMHRVNVTEQFSELYIERENPSPQERPLDLETKGSIACKKCGRGWGVMMVYHGIECPCLNVQNFVVTLNEKTISNCTKWSKLAVRFSAFDYAEQARQMASSSDEMDTT, encoded by the exons ATGAGTGCTGCAGGCGCAGAGACCATGGCCTCTCCCGCAGATGAAGCCTGGGAGAGTTTCATTGGAGACATCAGGCCGAggctgaaggagctggtggtggtggagccGCTCCTGGATCATGTGCACTTCATCGGCCCAGAGCAGAAGGAGCTCATCCTACAGAGGGCCAGGACAGAGGGGGACCGAGCGGCCGCCGATCTGCTCATCGACGCGGTCATCAGGAGGCCACATCCCGCCGGCTGGTTCCGAGCGTTTGTGGACGCGCTGGTGAAATCAGGCTGCGACTATGCTGCCGACATCATACAGGCCGGACTCCCCGAACctgaggtggaggcagagaatGATGAGTATGTCCGGCTCATCCAAATACTGTCCCCCAGTCTTGTGCAGATGAAGActgatgaggtgtgtgtgcactgtttgGCTGAAGGCCTGGTCACCGAAGAGGACTCCGAAAAG ATTAAAGCTGAAACAACAAGCAGAGGACCCAGGAGCGGAGCCCGTGAACTTCTGAGACGCATCGTGAGAGGTCGACCGGGGTGGTTCTCAAAATTTCTCCACATCTTGCGTGAAACTGAGCATCAGTCCCTGTATGAGCTGACAGGAGGGTCACCTGACTGCGACAAAGAAG AGTTTATGGACATGACAGTAACCGAGGATCATCAGGATGAAGCCACAG GAGCGAGCGCTGAATGCGAACAACTGCCAAAAAGCCAGAAGCCTTCACAATCAG ATGGGACTGTCCCAGAAGCAGCGGCCAGGGGCCCAGAGAGCACTGATATTCGTCTGCGAGATTATCAGATGGATGTTGCAAGACCTGCCCTGGAGGGGAAAAACATCATTATATGCCTCCCGACAGGAAGCGGTAAAACCCGAGTTGCAGTTTATATTACCAAAGAACATCTGGACGGCAGGAGGGCCGAGGGGCAGTCGGGGAAAGTGGTCGTGCTAGTGAACAAG attCCTCTCGTTGAGCAGCATTATTCCGCAGAGTTCCTGCCTTTTCTGAAGCCCACATATAAAGTGGAGAGAGTCAGCGGAGACTGCCAGCTCAAAATCTCTTTCACAGAGATCCTGAAGAAAAATGACGTCGTCATTTGCACGGCCCAGATCCTGGAAAACCACTTGGAGAGGTCTATCACGGGAGAGGACGAGGGCGTGAAGTTAAGCG ATCTGACACTGATCATCATAGATGAGTGTCACCACACCCAGAAAGGAGAAGTCTACAACCACATAATGATGCGCTACCTGAAGCAGAAGCACAAGAACGAAAAGatgaagaaggagcagagggagacCGTGCCCCTTCCTCAGATACTTGGCCTGACTGCTTCACCCGGGGTCGGGGGAGCCAATAATATGAAGAAAGCAGTGGAGCACATTCTGCGA atCTGTGCAAACTTGGACGCTTACAAAATCATGACGAGCAGCCTTGGGGACTGCAAAAAGAATCCCAATAAACAGACTCTAAGTGTTGAAGACAGAATTGAG GATCCCTTCGGTGATGTCATTAAGAAAATCATGAATGCCATTCATACTCATGCAAACCTGAGCACCAACTGTGACCTTGGTTCCCAGCGTTATGAACAATGGGTTGTTACAACGGAGCGAGAAG CTGCAGCAAAGGAAGATCACAAAGTACGGGTTTGTGCAGAATACCTGCGACAGTACAGCGAGGCCCTGAATCTCAGCAACATCATCCGCATGTGCGACGCCTTCCGTATCCTGAATGAATACTACGAGAAGGAGatacacacaaaaatgaacCCAGATGAGATGCAGATCATACAGATCACAGACACTGAGAGATTCCTCTTCAATTTGTTTAAAG AGAACaaggaagagctgcagactCTTGCGGGGAATCCACAGTATGAAAATGACAGCCTGTCAAAGCTAAGAGGTAAAATCCTGCATGAGTTCAGCAGCAGGGAAGCGGCCAGGGGGATCATTTTCACCAAAACACGCATCAGTGCCATCGCTCTAAGCCACTGGATTCAGGAAAACCCAAAGTTTGCTGACATAGGAGTGAAAGCCTCGTATGTCATTGGAGGAGGAGACCAGAGTGTTGTCAAACCAATGACCTCT GCAGAACAAAGGGACGTGTTGAAAAACTTCCACAATGGAGATGTCAACTTGCTGATTGCCACCACGGTGGCAGAGGAAGGTTTGGACATAGCGGCGTGCAATTTTGTCATCCGATACGGCCTTGTGACCAATGAGATTTCTATGATTCAG GCTGAAGGTAGAGGAAGAGCTGAGGACAGCACTTACACTCTGGTCGATGTCAAGAACTCTGGGGTTGCTGAGAAGGAGTGGGTCAATGAGTACCGCAAGAAGATGATGAACAAAGCCATTGAGAACATCGGATCCTTAAATCAAGCGGACTACAAAAAACAG aTCATAGATTTTCAGTTTCAAGCTATAACCGAGAAGAGGGTGAGATTGgcaaagaagaagcagaaaaaaatgacGAGTGAGAGTCCATCGGACGTGAAATTTACCTGCCGGGGCTGCAGCAAACATGTCTGCAATGGTGACGACATCCAGGTCATCGAAAGCATGCACAGAGTCAATGTTACTGAACAGTTTAG tgaacTTTACATTGAGAGAGAAAACCCCTCTCCCCAAGAGCGACCTCTGGATTTGGAGACCAAAGGCTCCATAGCATGCAAGAAGTGTGGGAGG GGATGGGGTGTGATGATGGTGTACCATGGCATCGAGTGCCCCTGCCTCAACGTGCAGAACTTCGTGGTGACGCTCAACGAAAAGACGATTTCCAACTGCACCAAGTGGAGCAAGCTGGCCGTCAGGTTTTCTGCCTTCGACTACGCTGAACAAGCGAGACAGATGGCCAGCAGCTCTGACGAGATGGACACTACTTGA